The nucleotide sequence CGGGTGAAGAATTTaattagacatttctccaaagaggacacaTAAATTGGGCAATAAGCATgagaaaagatggtcaacatcattagccattaggaaatgcaaataaaaatcaaaatccagTACCACCACACACCCATCAGACGGctactatgggaaaaaaaaaaaagtattggcaAGCATGTAGTGAAACTGGAACCCTTCTGCACTTGATAGAGTATAAAACGGTGCAGCCACTATGTTAAACAGTACAGTGTTTCCtttcaacaataaaaacagaactactatatgatccagctgCTCCACTTCTGGATACATACTCAACAGTATTAAAAGAAGGGGttttaaagagatatttgcacacatcatagcaacattattatttgggatggggggaaagggagagagagaatcttaagcaggctccacaccctgctccatctcacaaccctcagatcatgacataagctgaaatcaagagtcagacatttaaccgactgagccacccaggcacccctaacatagcaacattatttacaagtcaaaaggtggaagcaatccaaatatcCACCAGAGGTGAattaataagcaaaatgtggtatatacataccatggaatgttatttagccttaaagaaggaaattctgacacatactgTAATGGATGAATTCTGAGGAcattatattaagtaaaataagccaaataCTATAGccaaacaaatactatatgattccacttaaatgaagtacttagagtagtcaaattcagagacactaagtagaatggtggttggcTAGGGGATGGGGGGAATAGAGAGTAATTCAATGGGTcgttctgcaagatgaaaagagttctggatctatgtattttaccacaatttaaaaaaaatttttaaacagtaatTCAAACAGCCACATTACCTTTACATTCCCAAATCACTTTGCACTCTGAAAGATACCagccttcttcatctcctcaAAATCTTTCATGGAATCATAATTTCTGTAGAAATCTGCATATGCCTTCTTTCTTGGTTCGGCCACAGCAAACTAAAAAATAACATATCCCGTTAGAGCTTATtcttaaaaccattaaaaataatatccaaaGACAACATAAATTATGTTTGTGTTCACCTTTAACTTGAACTCTGCAGTTCCTAAGACAAAGGTTGGAGGCACTGACACAGATGCAAGGGAAGATAAAACAGCCTCATGGAAACTACTCAGCAAAAGGGGCCTTCCTTGCCTGGGGATGGATTATTCCTTTTGCTGGGTGTGGGTATGCAGACTGGTAAGAGCCAAAGGAAGATACCCAGAAAGCTAAAAGGCTTTAGGGAGAAGACAGATAGCAGTCTTCCCTCTAGCAAAACCTAATATCCCCACAGCTGAGACATGCTAATATATTCTGGatcaatttaaattatattaacttCAAAGGAGTGAGATCAATTCTGTACCCATTTGCCTCTGAAAGACACAGGAAGCTTTCTATCTGGCAAGAACAGTTCTGGATGATTTACACTTCAATCTGATTTAAGCCCTTAGAATATACATTGACCTGTTTTACACAGGAGGAAATGGGACTCAGAATTTAAGTGACCCAATTAAGGTCTAGAAGAAGCACTAGGTGGTAGGTGGGTtcaaccaggattcaaacccaggtctgtcatCTGGCAAAGGTTATATTTTCCACAAAATACTACCTAGCAGATTTCAATGTGTGGGTTATAATCCAAAATCAAATCCCAACCTGCATATAAAAACCAGtaaaaaaattcttcaagtgCCAATCTACTTCCATTAAGGTACTGCAGAAATACATGGAATCATGACACTTGGTACTAAAACTTGACCAGTTTTACTGCCTCACCTCCTATGAAAATTCCCAACTTCTTCCAATAAGACCAAGAGGCAGGAGCCCCAGTGCAACCCTCTGAACTGAGGCCAGTCTGTTACCCAGAAGGCGACTGAGCATTTCttgttaaaacaagaaaaatatttttccttttaaaaatatggcagaCTAAAATAAAAGGTTCAGTGAAcccaaaaataaaaggatatgcATGTTATAACCCCacctattttgttttgtgttacactttaaacttttttaagtCTGAAAAATCTGGACTTCAGCAACAAAGAATACAAACTATCAATTTAGAGTGACACCATGAGTTACTTGAAACCCATAAAATCTATATATGAGGCCTTACACAGATAAGCAAATACCTGAAGATTTAGGATATGTCTAATTTATTTAACAGTAATTACCTACAGAAAAAATCCATTCAGGATAAGCACTGCTAATTTGCCTCAAAATCTAACCCGTATTAATGAATTTAAGCTTAGCAAATTAACTTAATCAAAAATGATTTAATGGATGGTGACTTTATATAAGTACAGAAGCTGATTAAAATTGTGAAAATCAGTCAAaactaagaacaaaataaaggccaAATCTTCAAAAGCACTCAACACTAACTGGGTAAGGGAAATGAAGGAAGCGAGCATCTACCAAGGGAACCAAGTTTACACCCGCCTTATTCTTTGATAAGAATCTGGATTCCTCGGTGTTTTGCGAACCTACCTTCCTTCCATTCAAACACTAA is from Zalophus californianus isolate mZalCal1 chromosome 4, mZalCal1.pri.v2, whole genome shotgun sequence and encodes:
- the LOC113922735 gene encoding cytochrome c oxidase subunit 6C, which gives rise to MTSSALTKPQMRGLLAKRLRFHIVGAFAVSLGVAAFYKFAVAEPRKKAYADFYRNYDSMKDFEEMKKAGIFQSAK